In Bombus pyrosoma isolate SC7728 unplaced genomic scaffold, ASM1482585v1 HiC_scaffold_4587, whole genome shotgun sequence, the following are encoded in one genomic region:
- the LOC122577409 gene encoding jerky protein homolog has translation MAENRKPKTLTIEQKYEILQMLERGQTRRIVAEKYNISSASVSYIYLHRKEIKEYFETNPVITSCVTQRLTLSQSVNLDRVLYQWCIRCMKNNVGITGVEIQKKALELNEKLNRDSYFKAGESWLQNFRNRHHISHTDVRQDFPIPTTAAADTFKVDFNTLLQNEGYTLENVYNANYTAIMWKAVPKETLTFRHAKSTSSQKMCEDHVTTLFCANATGCHKLPVL, from the coding sequence AAATCGAAAACCGAAAACGTTGACAATTGagcaaaaatacgaaattcttCAGATGTTAGAAAGAGGTCAAACTCGGAGAATCGtagcagaaaaatacaatatttcaagTGCCTCCGTGagctatatatatttacacagAAAAGagattaaagaatatttcgaaaccAACCCAGTGATTACCAGCTGTGTCACACAACGTTTAACATTGTCACAGTCAGTGAATTTAGACAGAGTTCTTTACCAGTGGTGCATACGATGTATGAAGAATAACGTAGGAATAACAGGAgtagaaatacagaaaaaagCTCTGGAacttaatgaaaaattgaacagaGATTCTTATTTTAAAGCCGGTGAAAGTTGGttacaaaattttagaaacCGTCACCATATTAGTCATACAGATGTCAGGCAAGATTTTCCAATCCCAACTACAGCTGCAGCAGACACCTTCAAAGTTGATTTTAACACACTTTTGCAAAACGAGGGGTACACATTGGAGAACGTTTACAATGCCAATTACACAGCAATAATGTGGAAAGCAGTACCAAAAGAAACTTTGACTTTTCGCCATGCGAAATCGACATCAAGCCAAAAAATGTGCGAAGATCACGTTACTACACTTTTTTGTGCAAATGCTACCGGATGTCACAAGTTGCCGGTATTA